ACCTATCAGATCCTTCTTGCACGGTGCTCCGGCATGAACCCAGCAGTGTTCACGTCGATGATGTCAAGTACGTATGGCTTTCCATTTGACTACTCCTTGCTCATATATGCCATAACTTGTGCCAAGTACTACGTCATCATTGAAATTGTTGACGTCCCCACAGCTGATGAACTGAACTAATTTTGCACTGACTTTTCTGTGTTGAGGTCAACAAAACAAATATGGAGGGAGCACGTATATATGTGAAACTATTTCAAGGTCAATCCATGTGTGTAATTGTTGTCACAAAATATTGCAAAGAAGTTGATTACAGGAACCAAGAAACAACTTTGATTTGCTTGGCTTCACATATCCTTTTTAGGAGGGATTAATTATATGTGCATGTAGAGCTCTTGCAAGATAAAGGAAAATATGTGCTCAAGGTGATAGCTATAATTACGCCGTTTCGTCACACTGGAATTTAACGGACATTTCCCTGTTTCTGAAGGCTATATTCTTAACTCATCAGATTGGCATAATACCACGGATAATAAATATAATGATTCttggaacagcaaccccagtaGCAACTGTAACTCATATATTTGTGGATATTCTGTCATATATTGAATTATTAGGTATATTTTTCACATTTACAAGTGGACAAACTATACACTGATGACATAAGCACAGCCATGTCATCTTTTTTTGCTGGTAAGACATGTCATTTTTAATGGACTTCATTATTTAATTGGCACTTTCTCCATGATGTTTTAGTATATTGGTACATATGGCAATAACGCTAAGTTTTGTAATAAACAAGTATACATGTTTTTTTTCAGATGCCATGACatagtaaaaatatatatatgtgaataaaattaatcataaatggactccggaaaaaaaaacaagatttCTATTAGTATGTGTAGGCTTAgcacaaaaaagaaagaaagaaagacacAGTTAACATGAGGGTTATACATGTTGGTAGTTAAATTGATGTAATCCCTACAAAGGAaactttcatattttttgaAGCAAAGGAAAGTTTCATATTGTTGCTTATGGTGGCATATGAAAGCTTTGTAGAAGAATCTGACgctagatatatatttttttttacggCAGCTTGGAGCACGCCAGGCTCAAAAGAAGTGTTTACATGCGCGCCGATGCTCATCCAACCGAAAAGACCCTCAGAGCTGGCTCCTTGCTGCTAGGAAACAAAGATAAACCAGATGAAGAAGATGCCTACACGTTTAGTGTCATCAATCTAGAAGGACAAATGCTACTGCCCAAATACGTTTGTTTCAAGGGTGACAATGGCATGTACCTCAGGGCGAGGAAGGTTGAATGGAACCTCAACTACTTGGAGTTTTCGTCGGATGACATTGCTGATCCAACGGTGAGAAACATCATTCACACAAACAGCGATGGCACCATCCGCATATACTCGAGTCACTATGGTAAGTTCTGGAGGCGCAGCCCCAACTGGATCTGGGGAGACTCCGATGACACCACCAGTAGGAATCCTGACACGGTGTTCCGAGCGCTCTTGCTTGGGGGCGGCAAATGCGCACTTCAGAACCTCGGCAACAACAACTACTGCAAGAGGTTGACCACCGAAGGCAAGACGAGTTGCCTCAACGCTGCGGTTCCTACCATCACAAGGGAGGCACAGCTAGAGCTGCATGAAACTGTCCTATCTCGAAAGATCTATGGCGTTGAGTACCGCCTCAAAGATGTCAATATTCATGACCTCAAGCCCCGCACTTTTTACACTAAAACAATTGCTAACAGCACAAGTAGGCCCCACAAGAGTAAGCTAACCATATCTTACAGTGTAACGACGGAGAGGAGATGGGATTCAAATGTCTCCTGGAAGCTTGGTGTGACAACCACCATCAAAGCTGGGGTTCCAGCAATTGCAGAGACATCAGTTGAGATCTCAAGTGAGTTTAGTGGATCATACACCTGGGGAGAAACTCAATCTCACACTGAACAGCAATCAAATGAAGAAGAAATTGAGGTCCCTGCACACAGCAAGAGGACAGTTCGAGTGGTGGCAACAGAGGGAACATGTGAAATTCCCTTCTCATACATCCAGGAGGATATGTTAACAACCGGAGAGATAGTTGTTACGAAGATGCATGATGGGATCTACCGTGGAGTCAACAGCTATGGTTTCGAGACGCAGATCAACGAATAGAAGATCTGAGAAGACAACTCAATAATGCAATCTGAGAAGCCCTTTGCATGTTGCCAGTATGATGGGATCTACCGTGTGCTTTTATTTGATGTGTTTTATGTTGCGTGTGCGCTATTATGTGTTGTACTTTGTCATGCAAACTTTATCTCTCAGCATATAATATTAGCTTGGTCATGCAAACTTTATCTCTCAGCATATGATTTCGTCGACCGTAGCAATGCACAAGCACGAAGAACCTAGTAGAAATACAATGCGGGTTAGGGCTTTTTTTTGCAAGTAATGCTACACGTACGCCGCGGATGTGCAACTGTCATCCTAACTTGCAGTGCAAGTTAGGATCTGCTGACGCCATTTGAAGACATGGGCCAGAAGCATCAAGAAACTCTCTGCGGCGTGAGGCAGAAACGCATTCTCACTAAGCTCTTGGTCCAGGCTACCGCGCTCCGCATCCATCCTGCCAAGAGCAGAGCACATCCGATGTGTAAAGCAGTCATGACCCTCAACCCTGTAGGCGCACCGCCGCCTGATCCGGTAGTTGTCGTGCTCCACGCACTACAGCAAACCCGACAACTTTCGGCGGTAAAAAAACCGCCAAAAATAGGGCTTCCCGCTGAAAATAAGCTATTTTCGACGGCTTTTGCTTATTTTCGGCAGTATACGGCCGCCATCCGAAAAGCGCTGAAAATAAGCTTATTTTCGGCAGAAGCCGCCGAAAATTAGTTATTTCTAATTTTCGGCGGCTAGTAAAAAGCCCCCGAAAATTAGTGAGTTATAATATTTGGCGGCCACTAAAAACAGCCGAAAATTATTTTGGTTAATTGTCGGCGGCCTGGGCACGGCCGCCGAAAATTAATATGGTTAATTTTCGGCGGCCACTCCCAGGCCGTCGAAAATTATTGCGACCAGGGGCCAAAATTTTCCCCAAATTTCATTTTAATTCCAGATTTTCATAGAAaatacacatatatacaatCTATTGACATCCATAATATATCACATGCATTCACATATCCATTCAAAACTTCCATAATTAACATCCATTGACACATGCCAAGTCCACAAACAATATTGCACAAATGTCAAATATATCACAAGTCCAGAAGTTATACAATTCGCAAGTCCATAATAAGTTTCATAAGTCTATTAAGTTCACTAGTCCACCACTTGACATAGAAATTCAACTGTCACCTGCAGGATTGTTGGAGTTTTGCCCGCTACCTCTGGAGGCAAAGAGGTTGTTGACGAATTGCATCTCTCCGGATTGCTAAGACAGAAATTACAAATGACACAATTAGTTCAATATTTTTATTGTGTGACAACACATTAATGGGACAAATGAAATATTTGATGCAGCTAACCTCCTCCGAAGGTTGTCCCAACGCAGGCGCCGGTGGGGTGTTTGGTAAATGTTGGGCGCAAAGTTGCCCGATCCCTATTACACACAAAATGAATAAGTTCTAATCACTACCCGATCCCTATTACACACAAAATGAATAAGTTCTAATGACTAGTGGACCGACTATAGTTGAAATTGAGTAAGTTTGGATAGAGTCAACAAGTTTGGCTACCATTAACTAGAGTTAGTTATATTGACAAATTTCTCTAGCCTAAGCTGCAGGAGACGGCATCTGAGCAAACATTCCCCACTGTGGCGGTTGTGGTGGTGGCTGCATTTCCGGGAAGACAATGTTATGCCCCTGTTGCTGGAACACTGCCTGCAAAATGCATCGCACAAATATTAAGTCCTGTGAAAGATAGAAATGCAAGGTGTTGACATTCATACTCACTTGAATTGCTTCCTGCTGTTGCGCTTGAACTCTGAACCAGTACTCTTGATGCTCCTTCATGTACTGCTCTTGTGCTTTTTGATATTCATCACGCCGCCGAAGCTCTTCCTGTAACCTCTGTATCTCCATCTCTTGTGATGTGCGGTGCTGACTGCTGCTACTGCCGCCCCAACTCTGCGAGGAAGATCGCCTTGGAGGTAGAACTTGTCTCGAGTCGATCATGCCATTGAACATAGAGTACCTTCAAAATTTAGACATAGTGTTGATACTAGTACTATTGTTTATCGAACACAACTAGGAAATTCCATGGACATACAGAACTTACAGTCCATGCAACTTGCCACCACTGCTAGTATACACAGCTTGACTGTCGATGGGTTCCTTTCTCCAGTCAAAATCTTCGCCGTGACGTCTAACTGCCTCCTTCCCATATTCAGCCTGTAAGTATCATACAACAAAGTTGGACTAACCAGCCGGTCTGTGGCTAACTGAGTGCACAACACATTAGGTTGTGAAGGGTCTGGTCCCTTGTGACCAATGACATATAGGTCTATATCGCTGATCTGCTCTCCAGTCCTAGCTGTCTGTATGGAGATGTTAGTATCGTACAATGTTAAATAGTAGAACGGAAAAAACATGAAGCGCATATCTTACATAGCGTTGCGCTTTCCGACGGTATCCGTTGGCTCCAAGCTTATGACTGGAGTTCGCGGTCCCaacatttcttttctttcttgataGCTCTTGAAATTCTTGGGAAGCCCACAACTCACAAAGTGCCCTGAATATCTGTGGATGGTCTTCAAACATCGGATGCCCGATCTGCATGTACACGGGTTAGTATATCATAAGAAAATCTTATAATATGAAAAAACATCACATGTCCCAAAAGTGGGTATTACCTCTTCATACTGCTCAGCGGTCAGGAAAATCTCCGAGCAGTCACGAAACCTGCCCAATCGCTGCCCTTGAGCCTTAAGCCAAGCATTTGTTACTTGTAGCCGAAGGTTGGAGAATGCATCACTGCATATCTTCCTGGCGGCCTGGTCAAGAACTCGATCTGCATACTCTTGCTCTGAGGGATCCACACGGAAGTAACTCTGCAACATCAAATTTAGTTCTATCAAGAAAATATCTGCATATATGATACAAATCAGACATATAATAGAAAGAAATTTACCCAAAATTTGTATCTCACGAGTCCCTGAGCAGTTCCATATGTAGCATTTGGTGCAAGGGCAAAATGCTTTCAACTAGTCACCACAATGGTGGCACCATCCTTATTCACAACTCCTGGATAGTGCAAATGAACCAGATTACCTAATACGGCGTTAGGAGACCTACGGTGTCCCGCCCCATCCCAAGAAACATCCTCCTATTGCCTACAAAACAAAATAACATATATCATGCATGCAAACATTTTAAAGTAAACAAATACCTATAGCAAATACATACCCGTCAGCCAATGGTCTGATCAGTCTTCTATCCGCAGGGTTGGGAACTGGAGGAGGGTTGACAGTGTGGCTCTTCCTAGTCCGTCACTGTTGGACCACCTCCTCTGAAGAATCCCCACCCATCGGGTCTTTGTCCTCCTGCTCTGCTCCAGCCTCGTCCTCCTGCTCTGCTgtagcctcctcctcctcctcatcatcatcctgCTGTTGCATATATTTCAAACATATACATATGAAATAATATGTAGAAGTACCTCGGTTCTTTGAAAGGCAATTGGTACCCCTGGAAGAGGTTTCTGCCTGGGAGCATCTTCCCCGCAAACCCCCTCGCTGCTTGCTTGAGCTTACGATTCATCCTATTGATGAAAACATACATATCATTTAGTATACAAATAAATGATAACATGCATATgaagtacaaaaatataaattacAGAAATTTAAAGTACAGAGAAAAATGATTTACTTATCAAAACTCATCAACATCACGGTTAAGTTGTCGCCTCCATTTTAAACCAGAGGAGCCAACTCTTTTCTTAGGTGCTTGTCGTTTTTGTTTCTTTGGAACCGTGAGGTTGTTATGGTCTCCTTCCAAGAAATTCAGACCTACACTGAGCTCGATAATGAAAGTTGTTGGCAATTATTCTTCTTGATAAACTTCAGGAACTTCATCAAGCTCACTAGGATGGTAACCAGGATCACTAGGAGTATGTAAACGTTCATGAGGATTCACTTTGTGAACTATCCACCAAGCTCACATCTTTTCGTTTGGATAAGGTAAATAATAAACTTGCTCAACTTGGTGTGCAAGGACCAAATTGTTGTTGCCCCTCAGCTTTTCATTATGTTTGACTTCAACCATGCCATAACGGTTCTCTTGAACCCCTTTAAAGGGATCAAACCAATCAAAAACAAAGAAGAATAGTTTTAGTTTCATATCATCGATGAACGTAAACTCCAGAATTTTTTGTATGACTCCGTAATAATTGGATTCACGTTCTTCCGCATCAATAGCCCTACACACCACCCCACTGTTACATGTGGCTGTGAGAGGACGAGTGGCTTCAAATGGGGCTGAACAAAATCGGAATCCATTTACATCGTACCGCCCGTAGCTTCTGACAGTCACTTTACCAAGCGATAGCTGAACCAAGTCTTTATGGACATTTTCATCTACTTCTGTGCACTACATAAGACATGTACCTAGTTAGTACAAGACAAATACTCTAGATATGTAATACGACACATAAATATGGCACGAAAAGGTTCATACATAATTTCTGAACCAGTCGATGAAATTTGGTTTCCCATTTATGCCATGCTGTCGCATGTTTTCGATTTGCTTACTTGTAGGTTGCTGCCTAGATGTCCAATTTTCTCTAAAAATGTACTATAGAAGAAAGCAAATAAATGGATAATGAGTACACCAAGATAGCAGTGGTAACTAAGAAACAAAGTACTCATTACGACACATACTCAAAATATTGTTCCATCTATCTTATGTTGGCGTACATGTAGAGCAAAACAGTTACTCATTCCTCCTGCTTAAGATAGTAGCGCGACCAGCTACTAGCACTAGTGCCTCTCCATTTGAAAATTTGAAGGTCCAAGAGAGGAGGTTCTTCAGGCACATTGTATCACAAAGTAGGAGCATTAACATTGTGTTTCTCGGTAAAATATACACTTGAAAAATATGATATCTCCTTAAGAAGAAATGCTTCTGCGATACACCCCTCAACTCTAGCCTTATTGCCAACCATTGACCTAAGATATTTGAGAGCCCTTTCAATGTGGTACATCCACCTATATTGCGTTGGCCCGCCAACCTTAGCTTCATAGGAAAGATGAACAAGGAGATGTTGCATTGGATTGAAGAACCCTGGAGGgaaaattttctcc
This window of the Panicum virgatum strain AP13 chromosome 1K, P.virgatum_v5, whole genome shotgun sequence genome carries:
- the LOC120702844 gene encoding uncharacterized protein LOC120702844, which gives rise to MSSPLVTGGCFALKSKINGKYLRYSPEKEKILEVSGEDVLSPYTRFRAELSREHDGHVHIRCCYNNKYWVAREVNQQWCLMGDANEPQEDLSDPSCTVLRHEPSSVHVDDVNLEHARLKRSVYMRADAHPTEKTLRAGSLLLGNKDKPDEEDAYTFSVINLEGQMLLPKYVCFKGDNGMYLRARKVEWNLNYLEFSSDDIADPTVRNIIHTNSDGTIRIYSSHYGKFWRRSPNWIWGDSDDTTSRNPDTVFRALLLGGGKCALQNLGNNNYCKRLTTEGKTSCLNAAVPTITREAQLELHETVLSRKIYGVEYRLKDVNIHDLKPRTFYTKTIANSTSRPHKSKLTISYSVTTERRWDSNVSWKLGVTTTIKAGVPAIAETSVEISSEFSGSYTWGETQSHTEQQSNEEEIEVPAHSKRTVRVVATEGTCEIPFSYIQEDMLTTGEIVVTKMHDGIYRGVNSYGFETQINE